TTCGCCGCAGAGGCGCACGGGCTGGACCAGCTCCGCGAGCAGGCGGCGGAGCTGGTCGTTCCCCAGGTGATCGCGCACGCGGAGGCGGATGGGGAGGCTCCCGCGTGGCTTGCCCTGGAATGGCTGGAGCCGGCCGCCCGCTCGCCGGAGTTCCTGGAGCGGCTGGGACGCGGGCTCGCGCAGATGCATCGCGCCGCGGTCGGTCTCACCTCGGGCTGGGAGAAAGACAACTTCATCGGCTCGCTCGCCCAGCAGAACGCCCCGGCCGACACCTGGCCCGGCTTCTGGCGCGACCGCCGGCTCGCGCCGCAGCTGGACCTCGCCCGCCGCATGGGCCGCCTGCCGGGATGCGAGGCCGACTGGGAGCGCCTGTTCGACCGCCTCGCCGCGATCCTCCGCCCCGCGGACGAGGACGGCCCGTCGCTCCTGCACGGCGACCTGTGGAGCGGCAACGTGCTCTCCACCACCGCGGGAGCCGCCCTGATCGACCCCGTCACCTACCGGGGCCACCGCGAGGTGGACCTGGCGATGGCGGACCTGTGCGGCGGATTCGACGACCGCTTCCACTCGGCATACCGCGAAGTCTGGCCGCTGCAGCCGGGCTACGAGGCGCGGCGGCCCGTCTACCAGCTGTACTACCTTCTCGTTCACGTGAACCTGTTCGGCGGCGGGAACATCTGGCAGACCGCCGAGGTGCTGCGCACGATCCTGCAGAAGGCGAGTTGATCCCGCGCCGTTCCGGACGGATTCACCAGGCACTTTCGCACTCGTTTCCTTCCCGTGGCAGACCGCTTGCGGAGCCTGCCACGGACCCTCACCCCCGCGCGTGTGTCAGAGACGATTCCCGACCTTCCGCTCCTCCCGCCCGAGGCCGTGCCCGAGCGCGCGCCCAGGCAGGCGTCCGCCGGCTCCATGCGCGTGATGATGCGCATGGCCGAGCGGGCGATGATGCGTTCGGCGGATGCTCCCCAGGTGCGCGGAAACACGGCCCATCTGCTGGTGGACGGCACGGATGCGTTCCGCGCCTGGCTGAACGCCATCCACGGTGCCGAGCGGTACGTGCACCTGGAAAACTACATCATCCGCGACGACCGCATCGGCCGGCGGTTTCGCGACGCGCTCGCCGAAAAGGCCAGCGCCGGGGTGAAGGTGCGGGTGCTGTACGACTGGATCGGGTGCTGGGCCACGCCGCGGAAGTTCTGGAAGCCCCTGCGCGACGCCGGCGCCGAGGTGCGCGCGTTCGCCCCCATTTCCCTGACCGATCCACTGAACTTCATGCGCCGCGACCACCGCAAGGTGGTGGCGGTGGACGGCGAGTGGGCGTCGGTGTCGGGCATGTGCATCGGCGACGAGTGGGCGGGCGATCCGGACGCGGGCATTCCGCCCTGGCGCGACACGGGCGTGGAGTTCCGCGGGCCGGTGGCGGCCGTCATCGACCGCGCCTTCGCCACCACCTGGGCCGCCACGGGTGGGCACCTTCCTCCCGACGAGCTTCCGGACCCGGCGACCACGCGGACGGTGGGCAACGTGGCGGCCCGCGTGGTGGAAGGGGAGCCGGGGCGCTCCCGCATCTACCGCCTGTCGCAGTTCGTGGCCGTGGGCGTGGAGCGGCGTCTGTGGATCACCGATCCCTATTTCGTGCTTCCGCCGGCCATGGCCGAGGCGCTGGCCGCCGCCGCGCGCGACGGGGTGGACGTGCGCGTGCTTCTGCCGGCGTACAACAACTGGCCGATCGTGGGGGGGATGTCACGAGCCGGCTACCGGCCGCTGCTGGAGGCGGGGGTGCGGCTGTTCGAGTGGGAGGGGCCCATGATCCACGCCAAGACGGCCGTGGCCGACGG
This Longimicrobium sp. DNA region includes the following protein-coding sequences:
- a CDS encoding fructosamine kinase family protein, with amino-acid sequence MIPGALRRAAEAHLGPIHSATPVAGGCINHGARVETADGPVFLKYNHQSPAGMFAAEAHGLDQLREQAAELVVPQVIAHAEADGEAPAWLALEWLEPAARSPEFLERLGRGLAQMHRAAVGLTSGWEKDNFIGSLAQQNAPADTWPGFWRDRRLAPQLDLARRMGRLPGCEADWERLFDRLAAILRPADEDGPSLLHGDLWSGNVLSTTAGAALIDPVTYRGHREVDLAMADLCGGFDDRFHSAYREVWPLQPGYEARRPVYQLYYLLVHVNLFGGGNIWQTAEVLRTILQKAS
- a CDS encoding phospholipase D-like domain-containing protein, coding for MSETIPDLPLLPPEAVPERAPRQASAGSMRVMMRMAERAMMRSADAPQVRGNTAHLLVDGTDAFRAWLNAIHGAERYVHLENYIIRDDRIGRRFRDALAEKASAGVKVRVLYDWIGCWATPRKFWKPLRDAGAEVRAFAPISLTDPLNFMRRDHRKVVAVDGEWASVSGMCIGDEWAGDPDAGIPPWRDTGVEFRGPVAAVIDRAFATTWAATGGHLPPDELPDPATTRTVGNVAARVVEGEPGRSRIYRLSQFVAVGVERRLWITDPYFVLPPAMAEALAAAARDGVDVRVLLPAYNNWPIVGGMSRAGYRPLLEAGVRLFEWEGPMIHAKTAVADGFWSRVGSSNLNLASLLGNWELDVAVTDLQFAAEMEALFERDLTSAVEVGLRNTRRVPALAKRDRRSVERVVVEPTEEDESPTRIAAREARMRSYRSTGVARYLGRLARAASVLARALVGQRTIGREDSGWVSIWGVILLGLAALGIFVPRVIAWPSAVLYALLGIAAFVRIRTQPRGGDPP